From Polyodon spathula isolate WHYD16114869_AA chromosome 26, ASM1765450v1, whole genome shotgun sequence, one genomic window encodes:
- the LOC121300619 gene encoding transmembrane protein 161A-like: MALIGIQLVVSLLMASIMQRLAPHCSFARWLICNGSLYRFKHPSEGELCALAGKQIPKNTKRERRQNGVSENKPLTVPKDIDLHLEAAPVKALDALVLRFFLEYQWLVDFAVYAAGVSLFTEGYYCLVDGSKEVNIGAIWCLFTLIFSLKVLFTLMSHYFRSEEGGERSVCLAFGFLTLLIAMLVLVVRDEYLEFGLEPGFANLFDNLEIFLRQQGWEWVPFTKLTVKLGLAAFCSFIGALLAFPGLRLAQTHLNALKMTSDRPMIQILLHASFLSPVIVVLLWVKPITRDFLENAPLGKQSITLMSSSTFDSVRLWTVVALCALRLAVNRIHLQAYLNLADRWVQQMKREAGRIAAIDIQRKVTRIFCYLTVVTLQYLGPILPMLFSTLLLKSMGDYSWGLYPESPRVTPAVRPAPVVLSPSLDEEGEEMEEDIQATVARVSEALGSLRSVFTPLFYRGLFAFLTWWMAACQLITSLFGVYFHQYLVQS, encoded by the exons GCGTTGATCGGGATTCAGCTGGTGGTCAGTCTCCTGATGGCTAGCATCATGCAGAGACTGGCTCCTCACTGCTCCTTCGCTCGCTGGCTGATCTGTAACGGCAG CTTGTACAGGTTCAAACACCCTTCGGAGGGGGAGCTGTGTGCGCTGGCTGGGAAGCAGATACCCAAGAACACCAAGAGAGAAAG GAGGCAGAACGGCGTGTCGGAGAACAAGCCGCTAACCGTGCCGAAAGACATCGACCTGCATTTGGAAGCTGCTCCTGTCAAAGCTTTGGACGCTCTGG TGCTGCGCTTCTTCCTGGAGTACCAGTGGCTGGTTGACTTTGCTGTCTATGCCGCTGGCGTCTCCCTGTTCACGGAGGGATATTACTGCCTGGTGGACGGCAGCAAGGAGGTCAATATCGGGGCCATCTGGTGCCTCTTTACCCTCATATTCTCCCT CAAGGTGCTCTTCACCCTGATGAGTCACTACTTCCGCTCGGAGGAGGGCGGCGAGCGCTCGGTGTGCCTGGCCTTCGGTTTCCTCACCCTGCTGATCGCAATGCTGGTGCTGGTTGTGCGAGACGAGTACCTGGAGTTTGGCCTGGAGCCTG GTTTCGCAAACTTGTTTGATAACTTGGAGATTTTCCTCAGGCAGCAGGGATGGGAGTG GGTGCCCTTCACCAAACTCACTGTCAAGCTGGGCCTGGCTGCTTTCTGCTCTTTCATTGGTGCCCTGCTCGCCTTCCCTGGACTCCGATTGGCTCAGACCCACCTGAACGCTCTCAAGATGACATCAGACAGGCCCATGATACA AATTCTCCTGCACGCCAGCTTCCTGTCCCCCGTGATCGTGGTCCTGCTCTGGGTGAAGCCCATCACCCGCGACTTTCTGGAGAACGCCCCTCTTGGCAAGCAGTCCATCACACT GATGTCCAGCTCCACCTTTGACTCTGTGCGCTTGTGGACGGTGGTGGCTCTGTGCGCGCTGCGCCTGGCAGTCAATCGGATCCACCTGCAGGCCTACCTCAACCTGGCTGACCGCTGGGTGCAGCAGATGAAGAGGGAGGCTGGACGCATCGCTGCCATCGACATCCAGAGGAAG GTGACTCGTATCTTCTGCTACCTGACTGTCGTGACTCTGCAGTACCTGGGACCCATCCTGCCCATGCTGTTCTCAACCCTGCTACTCAAATCAATGG GTGATTACTCGTGGGGTTTGTATCCCGAGTCCCCTAGGGTGACACCGGCCGTGCGCCCCGCCCCTGTGGTTCTGTCCCCTAGCCTGGACGAGGAGGGGGAGGAGATGGAGGAGGACATCCAAGCGACAGTGGCCCGTGTCTCAGAGGCCCTTGGCTCCCTGCGCAGTGTCTTCACTCCCCTGTTCTACCGTGGCCTCTTCGCCTTCCTCACCTGGTGGATGGCAGCCTGCCAGCTCATCACCAGCTTGTTCGGAGTCTACTTCCACCAGTACCTCGTGCAGTCGTAG